The genomic segment CTAAGTCCGAGGTTTCTTGTTCTAAATCGGGTGTGGGAGTAAACGTCAACACATCAATACCCATATTTTTTCGCTGATTCAGCAGGGTCACGAGCAAACCTAATGTAGGATAAGCACTGACTTTTAACCGAGAAGTGCCGTTTACAAAGAAACATGCATTAGGAAGAATTAATCGCAATTCATCGCCCACTTCCAATCTACGCACACCTGCTTTGCTAATCGCGCTTAACAAATTTGCGTGCTGAGCGGCTGGGCTCAGTGGTTTTTTGGGTGTACTCGCACAGGCGGTAAGTAACAAAAAAATAAATACTACAAAAATTCGATTTTTCATAATTAACTCGCTGCATCCGATTTTTGTTCGCTCGTTTCACGCTCTTTCTTAATAGCTGCCAGCAATTTATTTACGTCCTTAGCCACTTCCGCGCCTGGGAAGATGTTATGCAGCGTGGGTGGGTAATGGGTTGCTAGCGCCATATCCTGAACAATCTCAGTGGCGATACTATTAGCATGTTTTTCAAATTTACCCGATACTTTTTCTATTATGGCAACTTGTTTTTGCGTCGCAGCACGTTTCAAAAATGCCGCATTAAATTGCTCTGGATTATCCACCACCATCAGACTAGCTAATTCGGGTGTCGCGGTTAATGGAGTAAATACATTCAATTCATTTACTGGTAATGATACTTCTTCCTCGATGACACTTTCTTCTCTAGTGGTCTCTGTAGGCTCATTTAATGCTAATAAGGCAGGCATGGCAGCAGCAATAGGACTGAGATCAGAATGTTCGGACAAGGTTTGCGACAACGTGGTAATAATGGGTGATTCGTCGAGTTTTTGCAGAGAAAATTGTTCTTTATCCGTCACTTGCCGAAAATTTTGCAAACGTGTTTGCAAATCTAACAAATAACGATTAGTCGGTAAGCCCACTTTCAAAAATTGATTAAGCCGCATGCGTGCCACCGGTCGTGGATTCGCATAAAATAAGCGTGCACGAATAATCTTCGATTTAAATAAAATGTGTGCTTCACCTTCACGCTGTTCTTTTAAGTCGAGCAAATCGATACGCGCGCGTTTCTCTGAAGATGCACTGCGTGTATCAGCATAATTATTCATCACACTTTCAGCACGTGTTTGAAAAGCATCGACCTTGGTCACCCAAGCTTCGCCCGCGCTTTTGGAAAAGAAATCCCAGGTTTCCAGTGGATCTTCCAATTTCATACAAAGTTTAATATTACAGTTTGCACCTATCGATGCTGCTTCTTCTTTTGAAGCTTTTTGAAAGGCAGGTAAATCTTGCCCTGCAAAAACGATAGAGAAACCTAAAGACCGTGCTTGTGCGGGAACCACTGCAAACCCAGGCACAGCGTAATAACCATATTCATCTAATACGCATAAATAAGGCGTTAAAGAATTGGTGGGCTTACGTTCAATAATATCGCGGTAATCTCCCTCCACTTCCTCACCTAAACCAGCGGCTAACATGGCCTTTAAAGAAGCAATGATTACTTTACCTAGATTAGATAATTCGTCCGGTGATTTCTCAAAAGCAGGTAATAACACCAACAGTATACGACGATTTAAAACGACGTCTTTTAAATCAACTTCTGCCAAATTAGTTCGTAAAATATGGCCATAGGTATCGGCTAAGGAACCAAACACACGGGTTAATTGCATGGTAATAAATCCATGCTGTTCTAATACTTGCGAGACTTGTTTGCCTTTTTTGGATTTATCATAGCCCGGTAGGTTAATAAGATAATTGGTAATCGGTTCTAGTACAACTTCCGGCACGTCCATTAAGCTCAAAGGCTCTTGACCATCACGTGGAAATATTTTATCGATAACAATATTTTCTACGCGTGTTAACTCAAAATAATTACGTACGACGTTAACGTCTAATAAAATTCCACCTTGATCGCGGATATAAACCAATAATTTCATTAACGCTTCAACGAAGACTATCGCCCTACCTTTCCACATATCACCGTCTGGTGTATTACTACTGCTATCCATCAAACTGACCACGAGCTGCGATAGCATGCTCGAAGAACCATTAGCAAAGGGATTCATGGTATTCGACAAGCGTTTTTCTTGTGGTCCGACAATATCCCGCGCACCGGTCATGAAATTGACGACCAAAATGTCATCTTCACGCCCCATGGAACGGGCCATAGAAAAAACTTTTGCAAATAAACTGTTATCGCCTTTTCCATCCACATAAATAAAACCACTGCCCTGTACCAATGCATTGAAAGCCAGCGATATTAATGCTTCGGTTTTACCACTACCGGTAGAGCCAAAGATTAAACAATGTGTGCGCATATCATCGTTGCTAAACCATAATTCTTCGCCACTTGATATTTCATTACCAAACAAGCAGATGCCGCGGGCTTTTTGCGGCTTATTGGTCCCAGCTTTCAAATCGTTGTGATCTAATCGATGCGAACGTTGCGGCATCCGAAACGGTAAGTTGGTTTTCCGTGTATAAGCATAAAGAAATGAAAAGATACCGAGTAGAAAAATAATATCGGCAATAGCCGGAATAAAAAATGCGCCCGAGGCAAAACCTACTAATAAAATCGTCACTGCCGAAGGGTTTTTGAAAAAATCGACAAAACGCTGGGATAGCGTACGCGTATCTCGTAATAATTTACGCGGATCTTGTTCGTGTTTTTGTTCTAAACCACGTGCTATAGCTACCATACCGTAATCAACTCTCAGCTTTATTAATATTCCGTCCTGGCGAGCTCACGAAGTTGAGCGTGGCCATCCATTCAGTTACGTATTTTCTAGATTGCCGCGCGCTACGCGCTCGCAATGACGATAATATACCTCTCACCCTTCTTCCGAATCAGGAATATAAAGTATGTCTTTAATCGCAGCTTCCAAACCATTCACCGCTTCGTCTACCATAGGAACCATGAGTCTTCGGCCCATTGCTCGCTCGACATTCCAGTGCGCAAATGGACCGCTTACTTCTGCAAAAGAGGTTTGACGGCCAACTGAATTTAACATAAACCATAATAATCTATCGGTCGGCTTAAGCCATAAGAAATCCGCCGTTGCTAAAACCCCTTCCCTCCTTGCTAAAACTAACATCGAAGCCATTACCGTTAAAACATACGCGTGACTATGCATCACTCGTTGGACCAATTTATTGTTTTTATGTTTTTCTAATAAGGCGTCAACCCCCGAAAAATCAAGTCGTCCACTGCTGGTCGATTCGGCGATTTGTAATAATAATTTCAATGCACCATCGCGATCGCGATTAGCTCTTGCAGCAAATATGGCAAATAAAGCTTTAGTCTCCGGTTTTAAATAGTGGCTACCTTGCCAATATTCTCCACATTGCATAACGAAAACGTGATGTGCGGCCTCTCTCTTGATACTTACCGTCCTTTGATTATGCATTTTTGCTGTCATAGTCATGGAAGGAATGATTTTTTCTTCCGTTAACAGTTGATATTTTTTGGCAAATTGCATCGGTGATGATGCCATCGCCCAAGGCCCTTTATCAATATCTTCCTTAACTAAATCAAGCTTAATGACCGGCGAAATCTGTGGCCAATTTTTCCGTTCTGCTTCTGCAAGCGTGTCCATATTGTAAAACTTTTTAAACTGTAAATTAATATGACCGAAATAAATAATTAACGCTAATACTACAAGAACCACAATAATCGGGTAACGTATATAACTACCGACTTCACGACTAATATCTAATAATTGTGGAAAGGCGACTTGCGCGGGAATTAAGTCCTGGATACTCGCCGGAAGCAGTGCCATAGAAGGCAATACCAACGAAATTAAACGCGATTCCCAGAATTTAATCTGTAAGGCAAAGGCAACAATTTGTGTGTGAAAAAAGGCCCAAAGCAACCATCCTAACAAAAAGATGCATAAAATGATCCATAATGGAGCAAGTGAGTTATCTCCGGATTGCTGTTGTTGTGCTGGTGCGGCCATAAGTTATTTATTTTTTTGTATACTCTTCACACTCGAGTTGTTGGAGTACGTTTTTCTATTTAATTCAATTTTGTTTAACTAAAAAATTTCTAACCAACTTATATTGTCCCGTGGCATGTACCAAGCGCACGATATTCTTCAGCTGTATTGCCGCTTCTGATAAGCTAATTAACTTACGTCCTTCGCGATCAGTACGGCCGCCCTTCTCATCGGACAAAATCGCATCGCTGTGCACGTTTACTGCAACGTATGCATGATTTAAATTTCTATCGTTTAAACGAATCGCTGCACGGACATCCGTTTCATTGCAATAAATTGGTCGTCCCATAGCATATTTAACTAATGAAACGACAACTTCTTGCCATTTATTCATGTTGCTGCCTTGCGATTGATAAAGGGCAATATACACTTCGGTATTTTCACAACTACTCGCTGCCAGCAAATCATTTGCCATTTGCTCATGGTGATCTAAACCGACTTTAGTGACAAAGTCATTCCGTATCTCTTCTAGTTTTTTCTGTATCCCTTTTAAAAATAAATTGCCCTGCCATGGACCCGCTGCGATCCCTTCATCCAATATTTTCTTTATTTCTAAAGCGGCTTGAATTTCTTGCTCAGTCTGAAGCATAAATTTAAGCCCTAAGAAAATTAACTATAGTGCAAAGTCTGAGTAGACCCGCAAACAGTCACTGTTTGGATTTCATCGCGCATTGAGTTAATACAATTAGTTGCAATGAGCAAATTGGGGTTTTCTATTTTCTTGGAAACGCTATTAATCCGACCACTTAAGTAGCGTAAGTTTTCTAAAGTAGTTTTTACTACTTCATTAAAATCATTATCAACATTTTTACGGTCAGAAAAAATCATAGCCAACTTGATCCTTATTGTACGTTACCAATTTTTAACTCAATAAACCCAATCTACAAACGCATCCGTTTATCGTATAATTTAAATCCATTTAGCGGGAAAAACTCACAGTTTCGGGTCAAGCCCATCACTTTAATAAGCTCTCCCATTTCACTCGGTGACGTTAATACATGCACATGTCGATTGACATCCATCGAGGACACCTCATCATAACATTTTTCTATTAAAGGTAACAAATCATTGTTAAGCAAGAAGGCGGCTTGTGAGGTGTAGCCAGCCACATTTAAGCCCGCTTGCAGCGCAGCTCCTGCTAGACCGCTAAAATCGACCGAAGCCGTAATATCTTGTAAGCCTACTAAACTTAAGGGATCAGCATGACCACGATGCTGGTAGTAACACAGCAACGTGCCATTTGCTCTATCGGGATGATAATACTCGCGCGCGGGGAAACCATAATCAATAATTAGCACCAACCCCTGTTCTAAGGCATCACTCAGCTTACCCACCCAATCAGATAATCCCATACACACTTCTGACTGATAGTCCTTTACTTCGGGAAAATAAGCCGCCTGTAACTGGCTTAATCGACTTGCGCGTAAGCTATCAATAGGAGCCAGATGATACTTAAAATCATCCTTTTCAATACCGACACGTACCTCCAGTATGCTATTTTTAGACCAAAAGAACTGATGCACGGGCAAAGCATCCACCACTTCATTGGCGAGAATCACTCCTTTAATGGGAAGGTCTGGCCATTCGTCTAACCATTGTATTAAAGGGAATAAATGCGGAATATGTTGCTGTAATCGTTCTTGTTGACGTTGTCTGAGTGTGGGACTGATTTCGAAAATTTTATAGTTCCTAGGCAAACTCTGCTCTTTTTCCAAGAAAAACAATAAATCCATGGCCAATTGACCAGTGCCCGCTCCGATTTCTAAAATATCGGACTGACCGCCTAAGCTTGAAAAGACTTGCTGACACTGACGGCCGATGCAACGCGCAAATAAAGGAGAAATCTCAGGCGCGGTAGTAAAATCACCGGCTTTACCAAATTTATCTAAAGCAGCGGTATAATATCCCCACTTTGGCTCGTATAATGCCAACTGCATAAATCGTGCAAAACTGATGGAAGCCGATACCTGATGCCGTATTTCTTTGCGAATCAATTGACACAATTGCTCACTTTGAGCTTGCAGCATAGCAGCCGGAACAGGTAAACCTTGCGGTATTTTTATCATTATTACTCTAACTATTTAAGGCAAAAATCATGTCAGATGATTCTAAAGCAAATGATAAAGTAGTGCTAATAACCGGGGCCGGAAAACGCGTCGGCGCCGCTATTGCCCAACATTGTCATCAGCTAGGCATGCGTTTGGCGATACATTATCGAGAATCTGTCCAGCAGGCTGCTGACTTATCTGCTCGCTTTAACCAACAACGACCAGACTCAGCTATTGCGCTGGGTGCCGATTTACGCGATAGCGCCAAGTTAGAGGGTCTGATCGAACCTATCATCAGCAAATGGGGACAGCTTGACGTCCTAATCAATAATGCCTCCAGCTTTTATCCCGAGCCTTTTGCAAAAGTCACGTCTAGCGTATGGGAAGATGTGATGGCCAGCAATTTAAAAGCACCGTTTTTTTTAGCTCAGAGCGCAGCGCGCTATCTCAAGCAGCAAAAAGGCAGCATTATTAATCTTGTCGATATTCAAGCGCAACGTCCGTTAAAGAATTACTCTGTCTATTGTATCGCTAAAGCCGGATTAGTGATGCTCACTAAGAGTCTAGCCAAAGAGTTAGGACCTGACATTCGTGTCAATGCGATCGCGCCGGGTATCGTATTGTGGCCAGACGATGAAACTGAATTTAATCAAGCTTTACGTGAAAAAATCGTCGCCCGCAACGCCTTGAAACGTGCCGGAACACCACAAGACGTTGCTAATACCGCCGTTTTCTTGATTAACCACGCTGATTTTATCACCGGTCAAATCATTGCGGTTGATGGCGGCCGTTCACTCGGTTATTAATCGCATAGTTAGAAAGCTTGTGGAATGTTTTTGTTGGATGCTTTTTGGAAAAGCAGGGTTATTTATAAACTTTTTACTCTGCTTCCTACGAATTATTAAAATATAATATTAGCAAATATAAGGTATAATATAATAAAAACAAAAATACAGGATGTTGTGTTGTTAAGGCTCGAAAGATCAATTGATTTAAAGGCGCTAAAGGAAGATTTTAGAAAAATAGGCATTAATTTTATTACCGCAGGTGTTGTAGGTGTGTTTGTTAACCGTTACGTAGGCATAGGTTTTTGGACCCTGTCCTTAACTTCCGCATCATTAACAACCATAGGTATAATAGCTTTATATTTAGGACTGAGGAAAAATAAACCATGAAAATTTTTTTATCATTCTTGCCGATTATTATAGCCGCTTTTGCCATAGGAATCGGCGCAATATTAATCATCAACGATGAAAATAAGCACTCAAAATCCGTTAAATAGCGGAGTGTACTGGAAAATGCATGAGCAACGAAAAAAGTGATCCAACGCAGAAATAAAATAAAAGACGAGGGTTTTTAAAAGCAGAATAGAAAAAAGTTCCGCCAGTGTCTTAATCTACTTGAAAGCGACAATGCTACGATGGCGATTTGTGAAACACTTTAGGCTTCCTACTTAAAGTAGGCATGCACACCATGCTTCAAGACTATCTCCAACCTTTTAGGATCAAACTTCAAGCGCAATCCAACGGAACTTTCATAATCAAGTGTAGCCCTTAATCAGGATAATGCAAATTATCGGCTATAGATCATTTTTTGATCCCTTTTTTCTACGGCACTATCTTCAAACCCCTCTGGAAACTCTATGTCTCTAGCCTTTGTTTTTTGATACTCCTCTTCATCTAACTCTGTTTCAAGAGCTGCTTTTTCCCAAGATAATGCCTCGCCCGAAGCCGTAATTTTTCGTGCATCAGGATATTTTTCTACAAAATTTTTATTGAGCGTGTCTTCTAATAAAGTTGGATTAGAAACCAAGGTTTGCAAAGTTACATAGATATTTTTTAATTGACTAGATTCTTTATTTTCTAAAATAGATTCAATATAAAAATGAACAAAAAAGCCACAAGAAATATCATCTTTTTGCATTTGATAATGCTTGCTATTAATACAAACAGCATTTAAGTCATTCAAACAATTTGGATAGATTAAATTCCCCCATTTTGACTGCGAATTATGTAAGATTACCTCTTTTATTTGCTTTTCTAGCATTCGCACTTCAACCAAAACACTGTGTCGTTTACCTACTCGGCTTTGATTTAAAGGGATAAGTAGTTTACCCTCTAATTCTGGATATTTTTCTTTAAAACTTCTGATCACATCATTGATATAGGCCAAGTCATTTATTTTTAGCTCATTTGGTCTTGCAACATCACAAACCGCTTGAAACACGATAAAATCTAATTCATGGTCTTTAGCCAGGTGTTTAAAATGAGTCCGAATTTTCAAGTCTCCAGTATCTACAAATCCATCGTTAATATGGTAGTGTTTTTTAGCAGCAAATCTTGCCAAATAAGATAAATTGAGGTTATTCAATTGCGTTGGATTTAAGCGGAAGTCTTCAGTTGGAGAAGATGTTGAAGAGGCCGTCATTAGTGTGAACTCTGTCGCTTCCTCAGCTTGCTCAATGTCGTCCTCTGGAACTACATCAACCAACTCGAAACCTTCGACAGCCTGAGTTGTGAATTTTGGCATTTTCGAATTTCTCTTTATTATTATTTTTTTTATTTTAATTGAGTTGTATTAAACAATTATTAACAACAAAAATATGCTACTACTGCCAGCAACATCGCCAGCTATAAGCTATTTTAAGCTCATTACCTTAATATTTAGTTAATGTTCAAGCAGTAAACTTTAAAGAAATATATAAATATATGGGTTTAATTGCTTATGGCTAAAATTAAGGTGCATCTTTTAAATTTTCACAGTCTCTGCTCTCATATAGAAATTGTATTAGAAAAGGACCAGCAATTTTATCGTATTAATCGTTGGGAAAACCCAGGAATGAATGGGATTCCGCATCGGCATTAGACTCTAGTAAAAATTATATTCAACAAGCCAGTTCCGTATTCAGTTTCGATATTGAAGCAGATCCTGAAAAAATAACTCAAGAATGGAAAACTTATTGGGATGAAACTCAGGAAACAGCAAGTATTTTAGGTGATAATTGCGCTGTGGCGGCTCAATGGTTTTTAAACAAATTCGCAAAAATTCCGAATCCTGATTCATTTAATCTTAGTCTCAATCACCTTGCTTTAGGAATTATGTGGCCAAGTTTAATTCCATGCCCAATAACGCTCCCGGGGCGAATCATGTCAAATGCAAAACTTCATATTGAAGCAAAAAAATACCCGGAGTTAGTAGCCAAATATAGTTATTTATTTTTAAATATCAGTTTGGCTTTGACTATATTGACACTTGGAGTTTCAGTTCTAACACTATCTATGGCTGCGACCGTTTTAACCGGTGGAATTGCTACCGCTGCTATTATAGGCTGTGTAGCTGCTGGCGCTGCTAGCACCTATGGATTTTTTAAATCTTATAATCTATCCTCAAAA from the Rickettsiella endosymbiont of Aleochara curtula genome contains:
- a CDS encoding OmpA family protein, with amino-acid sequence MKNRIFVVFIFLLLTACASTPKKPLSPAAQHANLLSAISKAGVRRLEVGDELRLILPNACFFVNGTSRLKVSAYPTLGLLVTLLNQRKNMGIDVLTFTPTPDLEQETSDLAKQQALAIQDYLLDHGLNTRIIVARAWDRNDQSDERGVRFDGDQPQILSTEIRTRHLLPEDSE
- a CDS encoding TraM recognition domain-containing protein, which gives rise to MARGLEQKHEQDPRKLLRDTRTLSQRFVDFFKNPSAVTILLVGFASGAFFIPAIADIIFLLGIFSFLYAYTRKTNLPFRMPQRSHRLDHNDLKAGTNKPQKARGICLFGNEISSGEELWFSNDDMRTHCLIFGSTGSGKTEALISLAFNALVQGSGFIYVDGKGDNSLFAKVFSMARSMGREDDILVVNFMTGARDIVGPQEKRLSNTMNPFANGSSSMLSQLVVSLMDSSSNTPDGDMWKGRAIVFVEALMKLLVYIRDQGGILLDVNVVRNYFELTRVENIVIDKIFPRDGQEPLSLMDVPEVVLEPITNYLINLPGYDKSKKGKQVSQVLEQHGFITMQLTRVFGSLADTYGHILRTNLAEVDLKDVVLNRRILLVLLPAFEKSPDELSNLGKVIIASLKAMLAAGLGEEVEGDYRDIIERKPTNSLTPYLCVLDEYGYYAVPGFAVVPAQARSLGFSIVFAGQDLPAFQKASKEEAASIGANCNIKLCMKLEDPLETWDFFSKSAGEAWVTKVDAFQTRAESVMNNYADTRSASSEKRARIDLLDLKEQREGEAHILFKSKIIRARLFYANPRPVARMRLNQFLKVGLPTNRYLLDLQTRLQNFRQVTDKEQFSLQKLDESPIITTLSQTLSEHSDLSPIAAAMPALLALNEPTETTREESVIEEEVSLPVNELNVFTPLTATPELASLMVVDNPEQFNAAFLKRAATQKQVAIIEKVSGKFEKHANSIATEIVQDMALATHYPPTLHNIFPGAEVAKDVNKLLAAIKKERETSEQKSDAAS
- the icmP gene encoding type IVB secretion system coupling complex protein DotM/IcmP produces the protein MAAPAQQQQSGDNSLAPLWIILCIFLLGWLLWAFFHTQIVAFALQIKFWESRLISLVLPSMALLPASIQDLIPAQVAFPQLLDISREVGSYIRYPIIVVLVVLALIIYFGHINLQFKKFYNMDTLAEAERKNWPQISPVIKLDLVKEDIDKGPWAMASSPMQFAKKYQLLTEEKIIPSMTMTAKMHNQRTVSIKREAAHHVFVMQCGEYWQGSHYLKPETKALFAIFAARANRDRDGALKLLLQIAESTSSGRLDFSGVDALLEKHKNNKLVQRVMHSHAYVLTVMASMLVLARREGVLATADFLWLKPTDRLLWFMLNSVGRQTSFAEVSGPFAHWNVERAMGRRLMVPMVDEAVNGLEAAIKDILYIPDSEEG
- the icmQ gene encoding Dot/Icm secretion system protein IcmQ, translated to MLQTEQEIQAALEIKKILDEGIAAGPWQGNLFLKGIQKKLEEIRNDFVTKVGLDHHEQMANDLLAASSCENTEVYIALYQSQGSNMNKWQEVVVSLVKYAMGRPIYCNETDVRAAIRLNDRNLNHAYVAVNVHSDAILSDEKGGRTDREGRKLISLSEAAIQLKNIVRLVHATGQYKLVRNFLVKQN
- a CDS encoding class I SAM-dependent methyltransferase — protein: MIKIPQGLPVPAAMLQAQSEQLCQLIRKEIRHQVSASISFARFMQLALYEPKWGYYTAALDKFGKAGDFTTAPEISPLFARCIGRQCQQVFSSLGGQSDILEIGAGTGQLAMDLLFFLEKEQSLPRNYKIFEISPTLRQRQQERLQQHIPHLFPLIQWLDEWPDLPIKGVILANEVVDALPVHQFFWSKNSILEVRVGIEKDDFKYHLAPIDSLRASRLSQLQAAYFPEVKDYQSEVCMGLSDWVGKLSDALEQGLVLIIDYGFPAREYYHPDRANGTLLCYYQHRGHADPLSLVGLQDITASVDFSGLAGAALQAGLNVAGYTSQAAFLLNNDLLPLIEKCYDEVSSMDVNRHVHVLTSPSEMGELIKVMGLTRNCEFFPLNGFKLYDKRMRL
- a CDS encoding pteridine reductase; this encodes MSDDSKANDKVVLITGAGKRVGAAIAQHCHQLGMRLAIHYRESVQQAADLSARFNQQRPDSAIALGADLRDSAKLEGLIEPIISKWGQLDVLINNASSFYPEPFAKVTSSVWEDVMASNLKAPFFLAQSAARYLKQQKGSIINLVDIQAQRPLKNYSVYCIAKAGLVMLTKSLAKELGPDIRVNAIAPGIVLWPDDETEFNQALREKIVARNALKRAGTPQDVANTAVFLINHADFITGQIIAVDGGRSLGY